The following proteins are co-located in the Apium graveolens cultivar Ventura chromosome 5, ASM990537v1, whole genome shotgun sequence genome:
- the LOC141724927 gene encoding LEAF RUST 10 DISEASE-RESISTANCE LOCUS RECEPTOR-LIKE PROTEIN KINASE-like 1.2, which produces MRLILLCCLFISICLLSLPYESFCEDPQFEECKKDRVCGNQTIRFPFYTDDNLSYCGFPAFRLTCINNEVLLLNISEGQYRITEIFYTNNSFRVSNILSSRSGFCSLDKIRNLSLPSDRPFQLNSSADLILLSNCNPESAQILSRYKVVCDQESNDADWVLAMKTEDPALIYATAVCKTVAVAPIRDYREDDTDYLMMIRNGFDLKWVATNCSDCTDSGGYCGYKTPDNKFQCFCYDRPHSRSCKPGNETNTEEHTENKTSLAVLLGTAVPGACIIVILVVIFILWRRKQLKNCKVERDSSADIEDGTSYFGVPVFSYKELEEATHNFDPAKELGDGGFGTVYYGKLRDGRDVAVKRCYENNYRRVEQFMNEIHILTLLRHRNLVILYGSTSHRSRDLLLVYEYISNGTLADHIHGDKSATEPLTWPVRMNIAIEIASALAYLHKSDIIHRDVKTNNILLDNNFCVKVADFGLSRLFPTDVTHVSTAPQGTPGYVDPEYHQCYQLTDKSDVYSFGVVLVELISSLPAVDINRQRNEINLANLAIDRIQKCALHELIDPFLGQEASTETMTTSVAELAFRCLQLDKDLRPTMDEVLECLEQIQGVHLPKTTLPPPSPEMEDVVLLKKNINIMDSPVSVADKWISTSTTPSISK; this is translated from the exons ATGAGGCTTATTCTGCTATGTTGTTTGTTCATTAGCATTTGTTTGCTTTCTTTACCATACGAATCGTTTTGCGAGGATCCACAATTTGAAGAATGCAAGAAGGATAGAGTTTGCGGAAACCAAACTATAAGGTTCCCGTTTTATACTGATGATAATTTGAGTTATTGTGGCTTCCCGGCATTCAGACTCACTTGCATAAACAATGAAGTCTTGCTGCTCAACATATCGGAAGGCCAGTACAGAATTACTGAAATATTCTACACCAACAATTCTTTTCGCGTATCTAATATTTTGAGTTCAAGAAGTGGTTTCTGCAGCCTTGACAAAATTCGCAACTTATCTTTGCCTAGTGATCGTCCATTTCAGCTAAATAGCTCTGCGGATTTAATTTTGTTATCCAACTGTAATCCGGAGTCTGCTCAGATACTTTCCAGGTATAAGGTTGTTTGTGATCAAGAAAGCAATGATGCAGATTGGGTTTTAGCAATGAAAACTGAAGATCCAGCTTTAATTTACGCAACTGCAGTGTGTAAAACTGTAGCAGTGGCACCTATACGTGATTATAGGGAGGATGATACTGATTATTTAATGATGATCAGAAATGGATTTGATTTGAAGTGGGTCGCCACCAATTGCAGCGACTGCACGGATAGTGGTGGGTATTGTGGATACAAAACGCCTGACAACAAATTCCAGTGTTTCTGCTATGATCGACCCCATTCTCGGAGCTGTAAACCTGGTAACG AAACGAACACAGAAGAACATACAGAGAATAAGACTAGCTTGGCAGTGCTACTTGGAACAG CTGTACCTGGAGCCTGCATTATAGTAATCTTGGTTGTCATTTTCATTTTATGGAGGCGTAAGCAATTGAAGAATTGTAAAGTTGAAAGGGACTCTTCGGCAGACATCGAAGATGGCACTTCTTATTTTGGGGTCCCTGTCTTCTCTTACAAAGAGCTAGAGGAAGCAACACATAATTTTGATCCTGCCAAAGAACTTGGGGATGGAGGTTTTGGAACTGTTTACTATG GAAAACTAAGGGATGGCAGAGATGTAGCAGTGAAGCGATGTTATGAAAACAACTATAGGCGGGTCGAGCAGTTCATGAATGAAATCCATATCCTTACCCTCCTACGCCACCGCAATCTTGTCATACTATATGGAAGCACTTCACACCGAAGTCGTGATCTCCTACTTGTTTATGAGTACATTTCCAATGGCACGCTTGCTGATCATATCCACGGAGATAAATCAGCAACTGAACCACTGACATGGCCTGTCCGAATGAATATAGCCATTGAAATTGCTAGTGCACTAGCTTACCTCCACAAATCAGATATCATTCACCGTGATGTCAAGACAAACAACATACTTTTGGACAACAATTTTTGTGTCAAAGTTGCAGATTTTGGGCTCTCGAGGCTGTTCCCTACTGATGTCACTCATGTCTCAACTGCTCCGCAGGGCACACCAGGTTATGTGGATCCAGAGTATCATCAATGTTACCAACTAACCGATAAGAGTGATGTTTATAGTTTCGGAGTTGTTCTTGTGGAGCTTATATCATCACTGCCTGCAGTGGATATAAACAGACAAAGAAACGAGATCAACTTGGCTAATTTGGCTATAGACAGGATTCAGAAATGTGCACTCCATGAGTTAATTGATCCGTTCCTTGGGCAGGAAGCTAGCACTGAAACGATGACTACCTCAGTAGCAGAACTAGCATTTAGGTGTTTGCAACTTGACAAGGACTTGAGGCCAACTATGGATGAGGTCTTGGAATGTTTGGAGCAGATTCAAGGTGTGCATTTGCCAAAAACTACTCTTCCACCTCCTTCCCCTGAAATGGAAGATGTTGTATTGTTGAAGAAAAATATCAATATAATGGATTCACCGGTGAGTGTTGCTGATAAATGGATCAGTACATCTACCACACCTAGTATCAGCAAGTGA
- the LOC141660792 gene encoding uncharacterized protein LOC141660792 — MKVPNHKKNPDKYCDYHRDKGHNTDECYHLKKLIERMIKEGELNQFVRDLRDKLGPKYNQEEQEAEEPDRRDRIRGEVKTISRGSILDKDSKTSKKKYARKIYNLYLFGHENPHMPMTFSIEDYEDVIRPHEDPLIINPIIGHNKIWKEMVDTKNSANILFHKTYCKMNLMGEQLEPCNEAPLYTFGWHPIQFEGTITLLVLLGALPYTVEKPVKFYVVRNESPYNAILGRPFLSTFEAVESIPHLKLKFSTEKGVGEMRGDQKTARIIMLKDLEKDQDYEKPDETGKRKRAEVELSGSRETLNIELEKFEADLSSPIAEPAAEPKK, encoded by the coding sequence ATGAAAGTCCCAAATCATAAGAAGAACCCCGACAAGTATTGTGATTATCATAGAGACAAGGGGCATAATACTGACGAATGCTACCATCTCAAAAAGCTAATCGAGAGAATGATCAAAGAAGGCGAACTTAATCAGTTCGTTCGAGATCTACGTGACAAACTGGGGCCGAAGTACaaccaagaagaacaagaagcTGAAGAGCCCGATCGAAGAGACAGGATAAGGGGCGAAGTGAAGACTATATCTAGGGGCAGCATTCTGGACAAGGATAGCAAGACATCGAAGAAAAAGTATGCTCGAAAAATATACAATCTCTATCTGTTCGGACATGAAAATCCCCACATGCCCATGACTTTTAGTATAGAGGATTATGAGGACGTCATTCGCCCGCATGAGGACCCTCTTATCATCAACCCCATCATTGGGCATAATAAAATTTGGAAGGAGATGGTGGATACCAAAAATTCGGCCAACATACTGTTCCACAAGACTTATTGCAAGATGAACCTGATgggagaacagttagagccctgTAACGAAGCCCCTCTATACACCTTCGGCTGGCACCCCATACAGTTTGAAGGTACAATTACACTTCTTGTCCTTCTGGGTGCATTGCCATATACTGTGGAAAAGCCTGTGAAGTTCTACGTGGTTCGGAATGAGAGCCCATATAATGCTATCTTGGGAAGGCCATTCCTATCAACCTTCGAAGCAGTAGAATCTATACCCCATCTCAAGCTTAAGTTTTCAACCGAGAAGGGGGTAGGAGAGATGAGGGGCGATCAAAAAACCGCCCGAATTATAATGTTGAAGGACTTAGAGAAGGATCAGGACTATGAAAAGCCAGATGAAACTGGAAAGAGAAAAAGGGCTGAAGTAGAGCTTAGTGGGAGCAGAGAGACACTGAACATTGAGTTGGAGAAGTTCGAAGCAGATCTTTCAAGTCCGATCGCCGAACCAGCGGCCGAACCGAAGAAGTAG